GCCAGTCCAGGCACCAGCCCGACGGACGGATGTTGATCTTCGACCTCGAGTTCTCGAGTTCCGCCCGCACCTGGTCGCGCGGCATCGGGATCGCGGTGGTCCTGAAGCCCGCGGCCTTCAGCTTCTGCGAGCGGACGGCCGAGACCTGCGCGGAGATGTCGTTGTCGTTGGAGTAGGCCCACACGATGTCGAAGCCGAGCTTCCCGGCCTTCTCCAGCATCTTCTTGGCCTTGGTGGGGTTTCCGTCCCCCTTGCTGCCGTTGCCGAACAGGTCGTAGTTGACGAAGCCCGGTGTCACCTTCGGCAGGATCGTGGTCGCCGGGGTGTAGGTGAACGGGTTGTCGCCGCCGGACTTGTGCAGCGAGTCGTACGGCCAGGCGGTGATCAGCGCCCTGCGCACCTCGAGCGGAATCCGCCGGGTGTCCATGAAGATGAAGCTGGTGCAGGTGCCGTCACCGGTCATCATCCGCTTCTCCGGCTCCTTGCCCTGGATCTTGGGCAGCAGTGAGGAGTCGACACTGTCGTAGGTGATCGCGGTCTGGTCCGGGCCGTTGTCCGCGATCAGCTGCTCCTGCAACTTGATCGGGTTCTGGCCGTACTTGAAGTCGTACTTGTCGACGTACTGGTGCCGGGCGGCGTCGGTCTTCGGGTCCCACTGGTCGTTCTTGACCAGCACGAGCCGCTTGCCCTTCTGGTAGCTGTCGAACTTGTACGGCCCGGTGGCCAGCGGGTGGTTGCCGTAGGCGTCCCTGGTGTCCTTGGCCTGCGGGATCGGCGTGAACACCGGGAACGTCGTGTAGTACGGCAGGTCCGGGAACGGCTTGGCCATCTTCATCACGACGGTCTTGTCGTCGGGAGTGGACACGCCCGGGTAGTCGAGTCCGCCGCCCTGCGCCTTGGTCTTGAACGGGCCCTTGTACTTTCCGCCGTCCAGGAAGTAGCTCTGCTGGTACACCGGGCCGCCGGGGAGTTCCTCGGTGGCGAAGGAACGCTTCACCGAGTAGGCGAGGTCCTGCGCGGTCACCGCGGAGCCGTCCTCGTACTTCAGCCCGTCCTTGAGGTGGAACGTCCACTCGGTGTAGTCCGCGTTGTGCCGGCCCAGGTCGGTGGCCAGGTCCGGGATCAGGTAGTACTTCCCGTCCGGGCGGAGCTCCAGCGCGGTGAGGGTGCGCGCCGTCAGGCGGAGCACCGAACCGGTGTCGATGTAGTACGAACGGGTGGGGTCGAACGTCTCCGGTGCCTGCACCGTGAGGATCGTCGCCGTGCCGCCCTTCTGCGCACCGGCGAGGTCCTTGGCCGGTCCCTTGGCGTTGGCGTCCTGCACCACCTGGAACCCCGCGCCCTGTGGAGTCGCCGGCGACTCGTTCTGCTGCTGCTTGTCCTGCTGGGCCGCTTCCTGGGATGGAGTCTTGCCCCCACCGCAGGCGGTCAGGCCGAGAGCGAGTGCCCCGACGACCGCCACCAACCTCCTGTATCGCATGCCAACCCACTCCCTGTCCGCGGCCCCTGCTCACCCGTGCCGGCCGCGCACGTCGCTCACCCGTCGATGTGGAGATGCCGATGCTGTGTTCCTTGCCGGCTTGGTTGGTTGCCGGCTTGCTTGCCTGCGATGCGTTCGCGATGCCGCCGGCGCTGACGTCCGGGCCGACGCTGTCGATCAAGCCGGTTGGAACGATAGGCGGCAAGCGGGCGGTCGGCGGTCACGAATCGGGCACGCTTGTTCATCGATGTGATGGCGTGTGAGGGCGGGTGAGGACGTACGGGAAACCGCGGCGGGTGTCAGGACGTCAAGCCGCGTTCGGGTTGTGGAGGCCGCGAGGCCCGCGGTGTCTGTCGAACGTTCAGAGAATGACGTCGGCGAGCTCGTCGGCCCGCGGCGGATCCGCGCCCGGGCGGGTGCAGGTGAGCGCCGCGGCGGTGGCGGCCCGGGTGAGCAGGCCGTGCAGCGTTTCCTCCGGCAGCGTCGGCCGCGGCTGCCGCAGAGCGGGCAGCAGGTCGTGGTCGTGCAGCCCCGCGAGCAGTGCGGCGCTGAACGCGTCGCCGGCGCCGACCGCGTCCACCACCGACACCACCGGGGCGGTGACGTCCACCCGCGGCTGTGCCGGGCCGGCGGCGAACGCGCCGTCCGGGCCGAGGGTCACCACCACCAGCGCCGGGCCGCGCTCGCACCACCGGCGTACGACGTCGGCCGGATCGGTGCCGGGATACAGGTAGCCGAGGTCGTCCGCGCTGACCTTCACCAGGTGTGCGGAACCGAGCTGGGCCTCGACCCGATCGCGGGCGGCGTCCCGGTCCGGCTGCAGGTGCGGGCGGATGTTGGGGTCGAGGCTGATCGTCACCGCGCCGCGGTCGCGTTCGCGGGCGAGCCGCTTCTCCAGCACGCTCGCGCCGGGCTCCAGCGCGAGGGCGAGCGACCCGGTGTGCACCGCGGTCACCTCCGCGGGGAACGGGTCGGGGAGTTCCTGCGCGGTCCACTGCCAGTCGGCGGTGCCGTTGCAGTAGAACTCGAACCGCGGCGAGCCGTGCGGGTCCAGGAACACGAACGCGAGCGTGGTCGGCTCGCTCGCGGTCACGGCGTACCGCGTCGACACGTCGTTGGCGGCGAGGTGCGCGCGCAGCCGGGCGCCGAAGGCGTCCTCCGACAGCCGGGCCAGCAGGGCCGTGGGAACGCCGAGCCGGGCCAGGCCGACCGCGACGTTGAACGGGGCGCCGCCGGGCCTGGCGCGGAAGACGCCCTGGTCGTCGCCCTCGAGGTCGATGAGCGCCTCGCCGATCACCGTGATCACGTGTCGTCTCCTGCGGTTCGGGGGAGTGCCAGCATCTCGCAGGGTCCCACGCCGGGCCAGCGGCGGCCGATGGCGGACCCGGCACGCGGGCGCTCCTCGTCCCTGCTGCGTTCAGAGCCTAGGGTCATCGGGATGAGCAGCCTCCGGTGCGACGGAGGGCCGGGCCGGAAGGGACGAGGCGATCGGTGGTGAGCGACGTCGGCGCGGCCGTACGCCGTGTCCTGCCGGTGGTCGCCGTCGCCGGGTTGCTCGGCCTGCTGGTCGTGGTGGCCGCGATGTCCGGACCGGAGGTCACCGGACTGCCGCTGCCCGGTCGCGGGCAGCGGGTGGTGACCCCGCCGCCACCCCCGACCGCGGGACCCACCGCGGCCCCGACGCCGACGGTGAGCACCGCGCCGCCGTCGGTGTCCGCTCCGGGATGGCTGGCCTGGGTCCCGGCGGTCTTCGGCGTACTCCTGCTGGCCGCGCTGGTCGTGCTGGTGGTCCACCTCGTCCGGCTCTACCTGCGCAACCGGACCCCGCGAGACCGCGAGGACGTGGACGTCGCCCCGCTGCCGGTGGAGATCGAGGACGAGACCGGGCAGCGGTTGCGGGCCGCCGTGGACGCCGGCATCGAGGAACTGGACGACGACGGAACCGACCCGCGCCGGGCGGTGATCGCCTGCTGGCTGCGGCTGGAGGCGGCGGCCGCAGAGGCCGGCACACCGCGCGCGCCGGCCGACACCCCCGGTGACCTGGTGGCCAGGATGCTGGCCTCGCACCGGGTCAGCGCGCCGGTGCTGCGCGGGTGCGCGGACCTGTACCGCCGGGCGCGGTACGCACCGGGCGAGGTCGAGGAGTCGATGCGTACCCAGGCGCGGGAGGCGCTCGGCCGGCTGCGGACCGAACTCGCCGCCGGCCAGGAGTCGCGGGGCGTGGTCCGGTGAACGGGTGGGCGCGCCGGGTGCCGGGCGTGCTGCGCGGCCTCGTCGTCACCGCGGCGGCGGCCGGACTGGCGTACGCCCTGCTGGTGCTCGTCTTCCACGCCCGGGTTCCGTACCCGCTGTGTCTCGCCGTGGTGCTCGTCGTCGTGCTCGGCCGGCTGCTCGTCCGCGCGTTCACCCCGCCGCCGGCCGGGCGGGCGCTGGTGCGCGAGGACACCTCCGGGACGGTGTACGGCGTACCGGACCGGCCGTTCGCCGACGTCCGCCGCTGGGAGGAACGACTGGACCTGATGCGCGGCGACCGCGACTACTACGAGCGCGTCGTCCGGCCCGCGATCGCCGCGGTGGTCGACGAGCGGCTGCGCGTCGGGCACGGTGTGACCCGAGACGGCCAACCCGACCGCAGCCGGGAGTTGGTGGGCGCCCGGATGTGGGATCTGCTCACCACCACCCAGTCCCGCCGGCCGCCCTCGCCGGGTGAGCTGGCCGACGTCATCGCCGAGGTGGAGGACCTGTGAGCCAACCAGAGTTGCCGATTCCGACCGTGAGTGAACGCTGTCAACAGGTACTTGACGCCGTGTCCGGTGTCGTGGTCGGCAAGCGGGGAGCGCTCGAACTCGTCCTCGCCGGCATCCTCGCCGGCGGGCACGTACTGCTGGAAGACCTTCCAGGGTTGGGGAAAACCCTCACCGCGCGGACGTTCGCGCAGGCGCTGGGGGTGGAGTTCCGGCGCATCCAGTTCACCCCCGACCTGCTGCCGGCCGACGTGACCGGCTCCTCGCTGTACGACCAGCGCACCCACGACTTCACGTTCCGGCGCGGGCCGGTCTTCACCAACCTGCTGCTGGCCGACGAGATCAACCGCACGCCACCGAAGACCCAGGCCGCGCTGCTGGAGGCGATGCAGGAACGCCAGGTGTCGGTCGAGGGCGAGACCCACCTGCTGCCCACGCCGTTCCACGTGCTGGCCACCGCGAACCCGATCGAGTACGAGGGCACCTACCCGCTGCCTGAGGCGCAACTGGACCGGTTCCTGCTGCGGGTGTCGTTCGGCTACCCCGAGTCGGAGGAGGAGTTCGACGTGCTGCGCCGCCGGATGTCGCGCCGGCAGGAGGAGGCACGGGTCGCACCCGTGGTCGACCCGGCGACGCTGGTGGCCATGCAGCGTTCGCTGGAAGACGTCGCGGTCGAGGACTCCATCGGCCGGTACGTCGTGGAAGTGGTCCGCGCGACCCGGTCCGACCAGCGGGTGCTGGTGGGCGCCTCGCCGCGGGGTTCGCTGGCCCTGTTGCTGCTGGCCCGGGCGAAGGCGGTGCTGGACGGCCGCGACTTCGTGGTGCCCGAGGACGTGAAGGACGTCGTCGTACCCGCCCTCGCCCACCGGATCACGCTGCGCCCGGAGATGTGGCTGCAGCGGATCGACCCGGCCCAGGTGGTGGCCGAAGCCCTCGCGACCGTGCCGGCGCCGGCGAGCGCGGCCCTGCCGACCTACACGGGCTGAACGGGCCGGCGTGCGCATCCCCCTTCCGGAGCTCCTCCGGGTTCGTCTTCGGGATCGTCTCCGGCCGTCGGGCGGCGACTCCCCGGGCTGGTCGCCGACGCCGGCGTTGCGCCGCGCGCTGGTGGTCACCCTCGCGCTGCTGGTCGCCGCCGTCCTCACCGGCCGGGCGGACCTGGTGGTGCTCGCCACGCCGTTCGCGGTGGGTACGTCGGCGGCGCTGCTGCGCCGGCCGCGCGGGCTGCCCGTCGTCGGGGTGAGCGCCGCCGAGGGCGCGGACCCGGCGGTCGCGGGCGACCTGGTGGAGGGCGCCGACCTGCACGTCCTGGTCGACGTGCGGGCTCGCGGGGCCGCCTTCGACGTCGCACTGGTGCAACGCGAGCAGCCGCCCTGGCTGCGCGACCGGACCCGCGCCCGCACCCACGCGGGCGCGGTGCCGGCCGACGCGGGCACACGGTTCACCCTCACCGGACAGCTCGCGCGCTGGGGCCGCTACGTCGTTCCTCCCGTGCGGGTGCGCGCGGCGGCCTGTGACGGGCTGCTGACCTGCGCCCCGGTGACCTCGGACTCCCTTGCGGTACGCGTGTTCCCGCGCACCGAGCCGTTCGCCGCCGACGAGGCGATGCCGAACGCCGCCGGCCTGGTGGGTGTGCACCGGTCCCGGCGGTTCGGCGAGGGCGGCGAGCTGGCCGGCATCCGGCAGTTCGCACCCGGTGACCGGCTGCGGCGGATCGACTGGCGCGCCTCCCTGCGTACCGGCGAACTCCACGTCGCACAAACCCTGTCCGACCGGGACGCCGAGCTCGTGCTGGTTCTCGACGTACTCCACGAGGCCGGCCGCTCGGAGGGCATCGACGGCGCGCCGAGCGTGCTCGACACGACGGTGCGGGCCGCCGCCGGGATCGCCCAGCACTACCTCGGCCGCGGCGACCGGGTGCGGCTGCTGGAGTACGGCGGCCGCAACCGCGCCCTGCGGGTCGGCTCCGGCCGCCGGCACTTCGTCGCCGCGCTGGAGTGGCTGCTCGCCATCCGGGCGGGAGAGGGTCCGCACGATCCGTCGGCCGGCATCTTCGCCCGGCAGATCCTGCCGCAGCAGGCGCTGCTGGTGGTCCTCACGCCGTTGCTCGACCACCGCAGTGTGGCGCTGCTGGCCCGGCTCGCACGCAGCGGCCGGACCGTGCTCGCCGTCGACACGCTGCCCGACTCTGCCCGGCCGGACCGGGAGAACCCCTGGACGCCGGTGGCGTTCGGGCTGTGGCGGCTGGAACGGCGCAACACCGTCGCCCAGCTGCTCGAACACGGCGTACCCACCGTCACCTGGGCCGGCGCCGGCTCCCTCGACCAGGCGCTGCGCGACGTCTCCCGGCGAGCGGCGGCCCCGCGATGAGCTACGCCGGGATGCTGCGGGACGCGCTGACCGGAGTCGGGGACGCCACCCGACGGGTCCGGCGAGGCGCCCTGCTGGTGCGGGCCGTGGTCGCGGTGAGCGGCTTCGCGGCACTCGTACTCGTCCTGCCGGCCGCCGTCCTCGGGCCGCTGTCGCTGCTGATCTGCGCGGCGCTGGCGCTGGTCCCGGCCGTGCTGCCGGGCACCTGGGTCGTGCTGGCGCTGGAGCTGCTCGCCATGGCGGGCTGGCTGGTGCGCACCACGGCGTTCGACTCCTCCGGGTCCTGGTGGGCGCTGGTCGTGCTGGCCGGCGCGGCGTACCTCCACCACACCGGCAGCGCGCTCGCGGCCGTCCTCCCGCTGGACGCGGTGGTCGCCGGTTCGGTGCTGCGCCGCTGGCTGACCCGGTGGGCGGCGGTGGTCGCCGGGACCGCGCTGGTCGCCGCCCTCGCCCTGGGGGTGGCCGGCCGGTTGCCGGTCGCGCCCACGGTGGCGATCCCGGTGCTCGGCGTACTCCTCGCCCTGTTCGCGGTGGGGGTGGTCGCCTACGCCCGGGCGCCCGGCCCGGACCCCGAGCCCGGTGAGTGATCGCCTGGCCGGTTGGGTTGGGTTGGGCAGGCCGGGGCTGGTCGGTCGGGGTCCGGTCCCACTGTGCGAAACCGCCGTGCGGGGCCCGGGGGCGACCTCGTAGCCTTTCGACCATGCGCGTTGGAGTAGTGGGAGCCACCGGCCAGGTCGGTGGAGTCATGCGGCAGTTGCTGGCCGAGGCCAGCTTCCCGGTCGAGGAGGTGCGCTTCTTCGCCTCCGCCCGGTCGGCAGGGAGGGCGCTGCCGTGGCTGGGCGGCGAGGTGATCGTGGAGGACGCCGAGACCGCGTCGTACGCCGGTCTGGACGTCGTGCTGTTCTCCGCCGGAGCCGCCACGTCGAAGCAGCTGGCGCCGAAGGTCGCCGCCGACGGCGCGGTCGTGGTGGACAACTCCTCGGCCTGGCGGATGGACCCCGAGGTGCCGCTGGTCGTCTCCGAGGTCAACCCGCACGCGCTGGCGTCGCTCCCGAAGGGCATCGTCGCCAACCCCAACTGCACCACGATGGCCGCCATGCCCGTTCTGTCGCCGTTGCACCAGGCGGCCGGGCTGCGCAGGCTGATCGTCAGCACCTACCAGGCGGTGTCCGGCGCGGGCGGCAGCGGCGTCACCGAGCTCGACGAGCAGGTACGCAAGACCGCCGGCAACGCCGCGGCCCTCACCTTCGACGGCGCCGCGGTCGACTTCCCGCCGCCGTCGCAGTTCGCCCAGCCGATCGCGTTCAACGTCCTGCCGCTGGCCGGCAGCCTCGTCGACGACGGCAGCTACGAGACCGGCGAGGAGCAGAAGCTGCGCAACGAGAGCCGGAAGATCCTGGACATCCCGGACCTGCCCGTCTCCGGCACCTGCGTACGCGTCCCGGTCTTCACCGGCCACTCGCTGTCGATCAACGCCGAGTTCGAGCGCGAGCTGACCCCGGCCCGGGCGCTGGAGCTGCTCGCCGCGGCGCCCGGCGTGACGGTGGTGGACGTGCCCACCCCGCTGCTCGCCGCCGGTCAGGACCCGTCCTACGTCGGCCGGGTGCGCCGCGATCCCACGGTCGAGCACGGCCTGGCGCTGTTCGTGTCGAACGACAACCTGCGCAAGGGCGCCGCCCTCAACACCGTGCAGATCGCCGAACTCCTGGCGGCCCGGGTCGGCTGAGCCTTCTGGGCCCGCCTTCGGGCGATCCGCCCGGAACGCCCGTCCTCCGTCCGGGGTGACGGTTCGCGTTCCGGGCATGGGGATTCCCTCTCGGTGCGACGCTGGTGGTGGCCGCACGCCCGTGCCGGCCACCACGGGCCGGCCGAGGGGGAGACCGTGATCAAGCCGAGCAGCTTCGCCGTCGGCAGCCCCTGCTGGGTGGACGCGACGGTGCCCGACCTGGAGGTGGCGCGCCGCTTCTACGGTTCGGTCTTCGGCTGGGCGTTCGCCGACCAGGGCCGCGACTACGGCCACTACACGATGTGCCTGCTGAACGACATTCCGGTCGCGGCGCTGATGCCTCCGCAGCCGGGCGACGGCGCACACCCGATGTGGAACGTCTACCTCGCCACGCCGGACGTCGACGCCGCGGCCCGGGTGGCCGCCCAGCACGACGGCAAGCTGATCGTGCAGCCGGTCGACGTGGCCGACAGCGGGCGGATGGCGTTCGTCGCCGACCCGACCGGTGCGACGTTCGGCATGTGGCACGGGCGCGGCCACACCGGCGCCGGGCTGTGGGGCGACCCGGGCGCGGTGACCTGGAACGAGCTCGCCACCCCTGACGGCGCGGTCGCCGACGCCTTCTACCGGGCGATCTTCGACTACGACGCGCAGGCGCCGGCCGACCCGGGCGTCACCGTCTGGAAGGCCGGCGGGCACGACGTGTGCAGCCGGCGGGAGACCACCGAGGTGGAGCCGCAGTGGATCACGTACTTCGCGGTGGCCGACACCGACCAGGCGGTCGGGAAGGTACGCCGGCAGGGCGGGCGGGTCGAACGCGAACCCTGGGACAGCCCGCACGGACGGCTGGCCTGCGTGGCCGATCCGGCCGGCATCTCGTTCCGGCTGGCCGGCCCGCTGTCCGCGGCCTGATCCTCGCTGTCACCGGGTCGGGGGCGCGGCGGGAGCGGAGTGGTCGGCCGTGCTGGTCGTGCTGGTCGTGCTGGTCGTGCTGGTCGGGTCGGGGGACGGCAGGACGTGGGCCAGTACGGCGGTGAGGACGACCACGCCCGCGAACGCCACGCCGAGCGGTCGGTGGCCGGTGAGAACCAGCCCGATCGCGGCGCTCCCGAACACCAGCACCTTCACCGCGACCATGACGGCCGGGTTGCCGAACGGCGCCTTCGGCGCCGCGAACAGGCCCCACAACACAGCGGCGATGAGGGGTACGCCGATGCCGAGGGCGATCCGCACCGCCAGCGGGGCCGTCCCGCGCGATGCCGCGTAGCCGAGGGCGCCGAGTGCGGCGAGTTCGAGCGCGAAGATGGCGGCGAAGTTGACCCGGGCGACCGCCGTGGTGATGCCGTTCGCTGCGATGTCGTTCGTGGCGATGCTGTTCGTCGTGATGCCGCCGGCCATGGTAGTCCTCGTCTCTCGTACCAACCGGATCAGAAAACGAGAGCAGTGCTCTCGCCTGAGAGCACTGTCCTCTGCCGAGGGGGGAACTGTCAAGAGCGGTGCTCTCGAAAGAGAGCGACGCTCACGGTTGTGGCAGACTGCGCCCGTGCCCACGCCCAGGAGTGCCGCGCCGAAGAACCCCACGCCCAGGAGCGCCACCAGGAAGGCCCCCGGTCCGCGAGAGCGTGCCCGGGCCGCGTTCATCCGCGACATCCTGGACATCTCCGGCCGGCAGATCGCCGAGTCGGGCGCCGCGGCCCTGTCCATGCGCGCGGTCGCCCGTGAGCTCGAGGTGGCGTCGTCGGCGCTGTACCGCTACTTCCCCAGCCGGGACGCGCTGCTGACGGCGCTGATCATCGACGCGTACGCCGCACTCGCCGACCGGGCCGAGGCGGCGCAGGCGAAGGTGCCGGCCGGGGACTTCCTCGGCCGGTGGCGGGCGATCTGCCACGCCGTGAGGGGCTGGGCGCACGAAAGCCCGCACGAGTACGCCCTGGTCTACGGCTGGCCCGTACCCGGATACGCCGCGCCCGAGGAGACGATCGAGGCGGGCACCCGGCTGCCGTACCTTCTGCTGGGGGTCGTCCGCGACGCGTGGGCGGCCGGTGCCCTGAGGGAGACCGGTGCACCGGAAGGGGCCGGGGCGCTCGGGGATCCCGCCGGTGCCGAGGCGCCGGCCCTGTCCGCGCAGATGGCCGCGCAGGCCGCGCACCTCGCCGCGGCGACCGGGCTGGAGGACCTGCCGGACACGATCCTCATACGGTCCGTGATCGCCTGGACCCAGGTCTTCGGCGCGGTCAGCCTCGAGCTCTTCGGCCATCTGAAGGGGGCGTTCACCGACGACGCGCCGTTCTTCGCCACGTCCGTGGACCTCATGGCCCACGTGGTGGGGCTCGACGCCCGGACATAATGGCCGGTATGACTGACGCCGCCCGGCCCGCCGACGACCAGCAGCCCGCGACCTCCGCGTCCCCCGAAACCTCCGGGTCAGGGGAGGAGGCCGCCGACCCGTACCTCTGGCTGGAGGACGTCACCGGCGAGGAGGCGCTGGCCTGGGTGCGCGAGCGCAACGACGAGACCCTTGCCGGCCTCGCCACCGGGCAGCGGTTCGAGGAGTTGCGTACGCAGATCCGGGAGGTGCTCGACTCCGACGACCGGATCCCCTACGTCGCCCGCCGCGGCGGCCTGCTCTACAACTTCTGGCAGGACGCCGAACACCCGCGCGGCCTGTGGCGTCGGACCACCCTGGAGTCCTACCGCACCGACCACCCCGAGTGGGAGGTGCTCCTCGACGTCGACCGGCTCGCCGCCGACGAGGGCGAGAGCTGGGTGTGGAAGGGTGCGCCGGTGCTGCGCCCCGAGCTGCGGCTGGCGCTGGTGGAGCTGTCCCGTGGCGGCGCGGACGCGACCGTCGTCCGCGAGTACGACCTGCAGACCCGCACGTTCGTCGAGGGCGGGTTCGAGCTGCCCGAGGCGAAGAGCTTCGTCGGCTGGATCGACGCCGACCGCATCTACGTCGGCACCGACTTCGGGCCGGGTTCGCTGACCTCGTCCGGCTATCCCCGCGTCGTGAAGGAATGGCGGCGCGGCACCCCGCTGGCGGAGGCGGAGACCGTCTTCGAGGGCAAGCCCGACGACGTGCTGGCCTACGCCGGGCACGACTTTACGGAGGGGTACGAACGCGACTTCGTCCGGCGCCGGATCGAGTTCTACAGCGGCGAGACCTATCTGCGCACCGGCACCGGCACCGGCGCTGCTGGCGCTGCCGACGCTGCCGACCTGGAGCGGATCGACGTACCCAACGACGCCGAGGTCGACGTCGAGCGTGACTGGCTGATGGTCGTCACCCGCACGCCGTGGACGGTCGACGGGACGACCTATCCCGCGGGCGCCCTGCTGGCCGCGCCGTTCGAGGAGTTCCGGGCGGGCAAGCGCACGTTGACAGTGCTGTTCGAGCCGGACGAGCACACGTCGCTGGTCGGGTCCGCGTGGACCCGCCACCACCTGATCCTCAACACGCTCTCGGACGTCAAGAGCCGGCTGGAGGTGCTCACCCCGCCGGCGGCGACCGGTGACGCGGGTGGCGGCGCCGAGACTCAGGGTGTCAACTCCGGCTGGACACGGCAGCCGCTGTCCGGCGTACCCGAGTTCGGCAGCGTCGGGCAGGTGGGCACCGACCCGCACGACGACGACGAGTTCTTCCTGCAGACCAGCGGCTACACCGAGCCGGCGACGCTGCGGTACGGCACGGTCGACGGTGACCTCGAACCCGTCAAGCAGGCCCCGGCGATGTTCGGCACCGAAGGCCTTCTGGTGCGGCAGTTGTTCGCGACCTCCGACGACGGCACCCAGGTGCCGTACTTCGTGGTCGGCCCGGAGCGGCCCGCAGCCGACTCGCCGACCCTGCTCGGCGGCTACGGCGGCTTCGAGATCTCCAACCTGCCCGGCTACCAGGCCGCCACCGGGCGGGCCTGGCTGGCCCGCGGTGGTACCTACGTCGTCGCCAACATCCGCGGCGGCGGGGAGTACGGCCCGCGCTGGCACTGTGCCGCGCTGCGGGAGAACCGCCCGCGTGCCTACGAGGACTTCGCCGCCGTCGCCCGCGACCTGGTGACCCGCGGCATCACCGAGCCCGCCCGGCTGGGCACCCAGGGCGGCAGCAACGGCGGCCTGCTGATGGGCGTCATGCTCACCCGCTATCCCGAGCTGTTCGGCGCGATCGTGTGCCAGGTTCCGCTGCTGGACATGAAGCGCTACCACCGGCTGCTGGCCGGGGCCTCGTGGATGGCGGAGTACGGCGACCCCGACGACGAGGGCGACTGGGCCTTCCTCTCGAAGTACTCGCCCTACCAGAACGTCCGTGCCGGCAAGCCGTACCCGCCCACGCTGTTCATGACCTCGACCCGCGACGACCGGGTGCACCCCGGGCACGCCCGCAAGATGGTCGCCCGGATGCGCGACCTCGGTTACGACGTGGCGTCGTACGAGAACATCGAGGGCGGCCACGGTGCGGCGGCCGACAACGAGCAGCTGGCGTTCCGCAACGCACTCTCCTACGAGTTCCTGTGGCGGCAGCTCACGAAGTCCTGACCGGATCGCCGGCGCAAGCTTGGGTTGACAGCCACTGCGCCGGCGCCGTACGTCAGCGGCCGTTGGAGGAGAAGTGCTGGTAGTCGGGGTAGGCCCAGCGCGCGCCCCACGGCCAGCCCAGCCCGCGGAAGGTGCGTTCCACCGGGTCGCCGCGCACGATCATTCCCGGCCGCACGTTGCCACGGTCGAGATAGGTGGCCGAGCCCGGCGGGTAGACCTGGCTCGCCGTGACGTAGGGGTTCTCGAACGTGTTGAGGTCGATCGCGTTCCCGTAGGAGTGCTGGGACAGCTTGTACGGGTTGCCGGTCACCTTGCGGCAGTTGAACGCCGAGGTGTTGTCGGCGGCCATCGAGGCCTCGTCGCTGCCGCGGTACTTGTCGACCGGGTAGACCTTGCGGATCACCCACCCGTTGGCGTGGGCGTACCTGAACACGGTCCGGATCGCGCTCACCACGTCGGCGCGGAGGACGATCCGGCCGAGGTGGTCGTCACCGTTGAAGCTGCGGAACGGCACCGTCATGATGCGCAGCCCGGACGGCGGCACCGGGCAACCGCTGCGGTAGGTGTAGGGAATGTCCCTCGCTCGAGGGGTGCGTACCGAGGTGGCGAACGACACCCGGATGAAGACCCCTCTGCTCCTGTGGATGGCCTGCAGGGACGCGTGCTGGAAGTCCTGCCGGTAGCCGTACGACGTGCCCCGCATGTAGCCGGTGGGTATGCCGATCCAGGACGCCTCGGCGCCGAGCCGGAGGTACTTCGCCAGGATCGAGCCGCGTACCTCGCGGGCGCCGGTGCTCGGGGAGTACCAGATCTGGCCGCTGGAGAAGCCGGTCACGCGTACTCCCGGCCGCTTGCCGGCGTGTTCGGAGACGGTCGGAACTCCCATCGAGCCGGCCGAGCCACCCAGGGCGAGATACCGCGCGAGCGTCGGCCCGTAGACGCTCTGTGCGCCGGTCGCGGAGGTCCAGTAAACCCTGCTGTGGTAGAAGTTCTGC
This Actinopolymorpha cephalotaxi DNA region includes the following protein-coding sequences:
- a CDS encoding AAA family ATPase, producing the protein MSQPELPIPTVSERCQQVLDAVSGVVVGKRGALELVLAGILAGGHVLLEDLPGLGKTLTARTFAQALGVEFRRIQFTPDLLPADVTGSSLYDQRTHDFTFRRGPVFTNLLLADEINRTPPKTQAALLEAMQERQVSVEGETHLLPTPFHVLATANPIEYEGTYPLPEAQLDRFLLRVSFGYPESEEEFDVLRRRMSRRQEEARVAPVVDPATLVAMQRSLEDVAVEDSIGRYVVEVVRATRSDQRVLVGASPRGSLALLLLARAKAVLDGRDFVVPEDVKDVVVPALAHRITLRPEMWLQRIDPAQVVAEALATVPAPASAALPTYTG
- a CDS encoding DUF58 domain-containing protein, which produces MRIPLPELLRVRLRDRLRPSGGDSPGWSPTPALRRALVVTLALLVAAVLTGRADLVVLATPFAVGTSAALLRRPRGLPVVGVSAAEGADPAVAGDLVEGADLHVLVDVRARGAAFDVALVQREQPPWLRDRTRARTHAGAVPADAGTRFTLTGQLARWGRYVVPPVRVRAAACDGLLTCAPVTSDSLAVRVFPRTEPFAADEAMPNAAGLVGVHRSRRFGEGGELAGIRQFAPGDRLRRIDWRASLRTGELHVAQTLSDRDAELVLVLDVLHEAGRSEGIDGAPSVLDTTVRAAAGIAQHYLGRGDRVRLLEYGGRNRALRVGSGRRHFVAALEWLLAIRAGEGPHDPSAGIFARQILPQQALLVVLTPLLDHRSVALLARLARSGRTVLAVDTLPDSARPDRENPWTPVAFGLWRLERRNTVAQLLEHGVPTVTWAGAGSLDQALRDVSRRAAAPR
- a CDS encoding DUF4129 domain-containing protein codes for the protein MSDVGAAVRRVLPVVAVAGLLGLLVVVAAMSGPEVTGLPLPGRGQRVVTPPPPPTAGPTAAPTPTVSTAPPSVSAPGWLAWVPAVFGVLLLAALVVLVVHLVRLYLRNRTPRDREDVDVAPLPVEIEDETGQRLRAAVDAGIEELDDDGTDPRRAVIACWLRLEAAAAEAGTPRAPADTPGDLVARMLASHRVSAPVLRGCADLYRRARYAPGEVEESMRTQAREALGRLRTELAAGQESRGVVR
- a CDS encoding ABC transporter substrate-binding protein yields the protein MRYRRLVAVVGALALGLTACGGGKTPSQEAAQQDKQQQNESPATPQGAGFQVVQDANAKGPAKDLAGAQKGGTATILTVQAPETFDPTRSYYIDTGSVLRLTARTLTALELRPDGKYYLIPDLATDLGRHNADYTEWTFHLKDGLKYEDGSAVTAQDLAYSVKRSFATEELPGGPVYQQSYFLDGGKYKGPFKTKAQGGGLDYPGVSTPDDKTVVMKMAKPFPDLPYYTTFPVFTPIPQAKDTRDAYGNHPLATGPYKFDSYQKGKRLVLVKNDQWDPKTDAARHQYVDKYDFKYGQNPIKLQEQLIADNGPDQTAITYDSVDSSLLPKIQGKEPEKRMMTGDGTCTSFIFMDTRRIPLEVRRALITAWPYDSLHKSGGDNPFTYTPATTILPKVTPGFVNYDLFGNGSKGDGNPTKAKKMLEKAGKLGFDIVWAYSNDNDISAQVSAVRSQKLKAAGFRTTAIPMPRDQVRAELENSRSKINIRPSGWCLDWPSGSTVFPAIFDGRLIALNPASAPVKSFLNAKDINAEIDRISALPLKEQQAEWPKLDKMMMQKYAPVIPVSYSKTNFLYGSKLGGVVLDPFSGGPDFTKLFVKQ
- a CDS encoding carbohydrate kinase family protein, which gives rise to MITVIGEALIDLEGDDQGVFRARPGGAPFNVAVGLARLGVPTALLARLSEDAFGARLRAHLAANDVSTRYAVTASEPTTLAFVFLDPHGSPRFEFYCNGTADWQWTAQELPDPFPAEVTAVHTGSLALALEPGASVLEKRLARERDRGAVTISLDPNIRPHLQPDRDAARDRVEAQLGSAHLVKVSADDLGYLYPGTDPADVVRRWCERGPALVVVTLGPDGAFAAGPAQPRVDVTAPVVSVVDAVGAGDAFSAALLAGLHDHDLLPALRQPRPTLPEETLHGLLTRAATAAALTCTRPGADPPRADELADVIL